The window ttacaaagaacaaaacaaagaatGTGACCAAGTAATTAAGAACTACCAGAGATACGCAAGAGCCATAAATACAAATAAACTTCAAAACACAAAAAGGCAGCGAACATAATTCACCAGCATATACCTAAAAGCAATCATCCAACTCTGGTTACATATCCGATCTCACATGCTAAAGACAATATCTTAATATGGTGGACTGAGCAACAACAACATTGTAAAAGTTGGTTGCATACTTGAATCAgcatttttcaactttttacaACCTCAGATGAAAGTTTAGTAGGTGGGACTGAACCTTAGTCAGGATATAGCTTTTCAATAAAGGTAACTTGGGAATAATTACAATATCCTATTTATCCAAATGCATTTTATCAAACGTAATATTTGCCCAAAAATAAGTGGAACGCATGTAGCAATCAATTCATCATCCACATGTATCTGTTTAGAATTCTCTTCAACATGTTCTACATAAAAAATGTATGCCAAATACTTTTTCACAGATTCAAGTCAAACCACAAACAATTCACAACACTAGCTTTGGCATGTTCTGCATACAATGTCTTGCTGAATATTTTTCAGCAGAGTTAAGTCAAACCACAACCAATTCACAACCTTCATTCTCAAGAACTAAAATCTCACTCTTAATGCTGTACATTGATAGCAATTGACTCATTTATCTACATGCATCTATTCAGAACTGGCAACAGTATATTTTACCGCTGTTGCGCTACATACTTTCAAAGCTAGTCATTCAGCCAAACAGTGACAATTTCaaaatctattttcttttagCTAAATATCTCTCATAATATTGCCCTGTTAACCTAAAGAATAATGAAATAGAAGATAACAATAAGAAACAATTGGGGCAAAAATAAGCACACAAATAGGTATTTACTTTCTAGCCATAGTGCCACTCACCAAAAAATGGCAGAGTTAATATATGCTGACAGGACAGTGAaaggagaaaccaaaaatgccaGTTAACTATGACAACTATCACTGCTTTATATCCTCAGAAATGAATACTAGCTCTCCagccccaaccccacccccctccccacccccccaaaaaaaaagttaaagaaaTGTATCCCATATCGAAGCTGTATGATATCTGGGctctatcataaataaagaaggcgaTAGAGTATGATGTTTCCctgagaattaaaataggatggttgaagtggagaggtgcaagCGGCATTCTGTGCAAttggcgtattcctttaaagctcaaaggaaaattttataggactgccattcgaccggccatgatgtatggtgtggaatgttggacAGTGAAGAAGCGACAtgtagataaactaagtgtggcggagatgaggatgttgagatggatgtgtggcaataCTAGGAAGGAAAAAGTAAGAAATggccatattagagctgagttgggagtagctcctATACATGAAAAGctacgagagagtcgtttgaggtggcatggtcatgttcaacaaaAGCCTCGGGATGCACCAGTTCGGAGGAATGACttaattcagattgaaggatctaaaagagctagggtaggcctaaaatgaccctaggagaagtattGAGGAAAGACTTTTTTGTTTGGGCCTTCTCTCAAGCATGGCCTTGAATAGAGATGTTTGGAGGACaacgatccatgtagccgacacCATTTAGGTGAGGTTTTTCCTGAGTTTCTGCCGATGTTGTTGGACTTTAGTTTCaatctttgttgttgttgttgttcttgtaGCCATACAGCTAACCATGTGCAAAAATATGATTACAGAGTATATAGGTTTTGATTAAACCAACCTCCAAACTAATCACTTGGAATAAATAAAGAGGATGGTCAATGGACAACTAACAACCACCTCCAAACAGGAAAAACTTATCCACCAACCAGTACAAAATAAAATGCCCAATTTGCAAGGAACGATTGTTGTCGGGCAGAAAGTCAAATATGCACTCCTGCATTCATAAGGCCTATAGTTATGTGAATAGAAGTGACTTACAATGGGCAGCTGAATAAAAGGTGGTCCTCCAAGTTCCtgaattttattatataattttcTCTCATCTTTAGACTCAAGGGCATTGTTGTGTAATTGCACTACAAGTATTCATATAGTCCAGTCATGCAATtggcaattttttattttattagtatcaCTAAGTTCATTCAAGTACAATGTTTAGCTAGTAGCTGGTCCAGCAACCAAAGTCCCACATTTGATACTTCAAAGATAGAATAACTTCTCTTTTAACCAAAGAAGAGAGGTAGgtagtaagaaagagaaagcaatTTCTAGTTTTTATCTCACTCAAGTACAATGTTTAGCTAGTAGTTGGTCCAACAACCAAAGTCCCACATTTGATACTTTAAAAGATAGAGAATAATTTCCAATTTAACCAAAGAAGAGGGGTGGGGAGTAAGAAAGCAAAAGCAATTTCTAGTTTTTATCTTATTTCTGTCAATTTTCTCAGAGATCTAAACTTGCTTGTCTTCCATGGATTTGTTATCGTTTGAAGATTACTCAGTTTCCTACCCATTGATATCAATATCTTGCATATCTTAATTGAATTGCAAAAGTTTTGTTGGGGGAGGAGGGGAAAGCAGGGAGTAACACTATGACAGAATCTCTACTTTTTATAGTCTAATTAAGGGTCTAAGAGTGTACATACTGTTTGCTTATTTTACATGGATTGGTTATCATTTGAAGGATTACAATGCAGTCAAGACTGCCCGATTAGGACTCAATTTAAgaggtttgggtttggttttggttaaaATACAGTCCATCAATCGTTGTATGGGCCCTAAGGGGTTTCTCCTCGCGTTTTTAATTTGTAATAGCCAGTCTATAAGCCCACTATGATGATCAAGTGACAAGTATAGGATTAGGATAATAAGTCTGAGACTTCAGAgtctgatgtagatcaaaacatgaagaagaaaagaccaaaacactgtcacgtgaacagtgtcacagccccatatttgccttggtgGGAATATTGCTAGGAGATTGCATGCAGGCTTTATTAGAAGagtcaattttgtctatgcaTGGGGGATTTGGGAGTTCAGTTTTGTTTCCATTTTAGAACTATTTTCTTAGATATTTTGTGGTTGTCAATTAAGCAACCTTAGCTcattttagtttctaattctctTACTTGTAAGGCAAGCAATAGCTGCCTATAAATATCTATGAACTCTTAGGATCCCCTAACAATTTTATGATGATGAATGGAATATTGCTTTATGCAACTTGTGTCCTGGTGAGaggatgaagggctgagagGTTCTTTCATTTTCCTTCTACTTCCAGTCGATCccctgctgctgctgttgctgtaaGAGAGCAAACCACTGCTGCTGCTACATCTGTGAAGGCCTGATTGCAACCTTGATCAACAATCAACACTGCTGCTCTCAATTACACCATCAACTGAGGGCCTACAGCTCCTGTGGCTCAGTTTCCTCCATCAAAACCTGCTGCACTTCTAGACTCCAGAACCCAGCAACTTGTGACCCTTTTGTGATCATATTCAGGGCATCTCGACGGCACATCCTACTCTTCATTCGACCGTGCTTGGTTTTCCCAACCGGTGGCCAGATTGATATCTCCaataaccttctattttgaaggCTGGTTTCTAATTTCAAGCCCTCTTCACATCTCAACATTCGgccatcagaattggctgaGATTTGGAGCATAGAACCTGTTCAACATCACCACCACACGATCTAAATTTGGTGACATTCTGCCGGCTGGTGTGGTTCTTATTttctaagttactaattctgattttgttgctattttgatgttttgctgcaacctatcatcgatcctactgtagagtggttcttacttgaacCCCATCTATTAGTCTTGGTTTGAGCATTTTGGATTTCAGTTCATGCCATGAAAAGGATTTAGAGGTTAGTCtaatctataaataaagggtcAGACCTCTATTGTAACACATATTGTTGATTGAGATTAATGATATTTGGTTATGTTTGCTGGTGGAGGCAATTTAATGGTGCCTATAGTAATGATTTTGTACCCACAGACACGGCCTGGTGATTCCAGCCCTGATATCCTAGTTCTTTGCTTATTAATCTACTTCTAGATTCCTGAATTTCAAGTGAGTTTTTGAACTCAATTAAAAGGTGGGTGGTGCCCAGTTTTCTGTGTAAACTTTGGACTATCAAACTTTGTTACTACTGATAGTATACCTCTCAGATTGATCTAGCATTCGGTGCATCAGCTTCTGATCTTTTTTGCTACAGATCTTGAGTAGTAATCCCTATTTTATCAGGCTAAATAAGTAGAATCATACATTCTGCCCTGACTTCCTTGATAAATATATCAAGACCTATCATCCCCATCTATAAATTAGAATTCAGTGAATTTTGGCAGGTCAAAAGGTAGTACAAGGGGCACCGGACCCAACTTTCAGCCCTATCCGATCATTATTGTCTGAGATATAAATTTTCTCCATTTGATCTATAAGTAATTGTTCTaagattttcattttctatgcTTCTCAAATACTGATCTCCGGTTAGGAATACAATTTACTTCTGAAAGTACAATACTCCATAAAGGGTTAAGTTTAGTACGGCCATACATCAAGTGTAGCACTTATACTGTTCATTTGGCATGTGGCAATATAGGCCAAGTGGAATAATGTAAGTGATGTAGCCTAATTGTTACATCATCAAATAAGTTATTGTAACCGATTTAGTGGGGAGTTTGAGTCCTTACATGACTCTTTGATGGGGAAGTAATCTATGAGATAGTTGTTGcttaaaagaaaggaaaacaggTCCCTGGCTTTACACTGGTTGGCAAAAATTGGTGTTACCATTGAAACGTTGCTTGAGAACTTGTGGGCAAAAAGCCAGAAGAGCCTGTTGCAATAGTAGATAAGTGACCGCCGTGGTTTGATATCAATTGACAGAAAACATAGCCAATCCGTATGACAAAATGGCAGGGAGCTTGTATGGTCCAATGAAAGAGGTAGGGACTCCATCCCCTGTTCTCCATTAATCTTCCATATAAGTATTCTTAATGAAAATATATAGAAAGCTTTCATGCATGACTAAAGAGTATTTGCAAATTCAAAAACATAAGGACAACAGAAGGTCTGAACATGACTGGCTCAAAGTAATGAGAAAGGACATCGGTACTTAAAATCTCAAAGGTGCTATGGTTCAAACAGGGAGAATCGTGAAACAGGACCAGCCAACCTGAGGGAGTTGAATTGTTATACCGGAACTCAACCCCATAAACCGGCTTACAACGTGAGAGAACCCAAGACCATATCAACCCACAATATGAGATCATAACAAGTTGCGTTCTTAAgaatatataatttttatttccaaGTCGTTAGATAGTTGAATGATTCGCTTGATTTCTCAATCGGGAGTATTCCAAAGAGCAACCCCATGTTATTATGACAGATGTAATGTTGATTTCAACCTTCTAAATTTGCGGGATTGACACAACCCAAAAACAGTACCTTTTTTAATCAACAACTGACACACAATCTCGAAGAGGGGAATTAGTAGAAAAACGAATATACCATAGACATCATGAACATAAACTTTTTCTCCCAGAGTCCAAATTATTCCGTTCTTCGGTGATAAAATCGAACTTAACAAAAACAGATTACAAGAAAATCCAAGTCTCAAAATCAATccacaacaaaaatcaaattacGAGGTGATAAACAAACAACATAATAGATATACTTGAAGTgataaaggagaaagaaagtaAATTAAACCTTGAATAGACAAACAATTTTAGTTGTAGTAGAGTTCGAGGCCCATGCCATCGTGAATCTCGTAGTCTTTGAGGGTGATATGATCTTTGTAGATGTTGTACCACTTCTGAATCCTGATCTTATCGGCTCTCGTCCCCGTCTGAGCGGCGACGAGCTTCTTCAGGTCTCCGATGGTGTCGTCATCGTTGCATTTCACCCTAACCTTCTTTCCCAGCCGATCGTTTAGTACCACTTCGATCATCTTCTCTACTTtcgcttctctctctctatccaaTGTCGAAACGCAAGATTTCGTATATCAGGATCGAAGATCAGCCATCTTATACGGGTTGGTAAATCCCCAATCCCGCGTTTGAAAGACGGTAGACTCTAGATTATTCTAACCAGTAAAATAAGAAACGTGTCGTAATCGAACGATTTTGATTTTCCGAATAATCAAAGCACACTTGTGGTTAGGATTGTTTTTGTACGTTTAGACAGTTTTGCGGTCGTCCGATTTCCTTAGAATTCTTACGAAAGGCAAAGCTATATGCTTCTATGTTGTATAATTAATTgtaggaccgagtttccctctacTCAGCGAGGGGCGAGAATGCGTATGGAAAGGTGTTTTGGAACATAGCAATACAATTTGACGGGTTAGTCAACCCTTGGATTGTGGGTGAATCGTCCTTTATGGGTTTGGATAACTTATTCTTTAAATTGTACACAAGCGGACACCTAAGGTGCGGTGGGAGAATAGGGGTGGGATTTAAAATGCTGATGTAGCACTTTAAAATCCTATCTCAATCTTGTTTGTTTTGGGATGGTGAACTTATAAAAGCTCAGGg is drawn from Telopea speciosissima isolate NSW1024214 ecotype Mountain lineage chromosome 1, Tspe_v1, whole genome shotgun sequence and contains these coding sequences:
- the LOC122648980 gene encoding ubiquitin-like protein 5 yields the protein MIEVVLNDRLGKKVRVKCNDDDTIGDLKKLVAAQTGTRADKIRIQKWYNIYKDHITLKDYEIHDGMGLELYYN